The genome window CGTGAGCCTCGACACGctcctgctgtcagccagCCAATCCCGCATAGAGAAACGAGCCCGACCTTGCCTGCTCCCCTGTACTCTAGTCCCTCACCAAACTCCACTCACCTTGAAAGCCGTATACGCTGGGTCGGTATACACCCAATAATCGCGGTCAGCCTCACACGCAAACTCGAAAACGAAGACAACGTGCATCCCCGCAGCCATGTCAAGGGGGGAGTGCTGCTAGCCTTCCGTCACGCGGCGGATGCATTGCGCCCCGCCCAGCCGGGCGGTCTCCGTGAGGCCGGTGATGGCGCGCACGGAGTACCTGGGGTTCGGCCGTCGGGGAAGAGACGGTACGTGACATTGTTAACAAAGAAGGGAGGGGAAGCTTACCTATGTGGTAGACTGGCGCTGGGCGAACAGGGGGCGACCTCAGGTTGGGAAGAGCTAGCGGGTAATGATCAACAACAAAGTTGTGGCAACAACTCGAGTACAAGTAGCCGCAATTCCAAGTATCCAGCACATTTCGCGAATCCCAAAGCAAGCATGACGGCACGTCAGTTTGTCACTGTTCTGGCCGTCGTAAGTGCCACTGTTGTGCGTGGAGTGCTAGCGAGCGGCGGGTCGTGTTGGTCATGACTCCCAACTCCCAACCCAACGGAATGATCAACCGTATGTGCGTCATCGCCATGTGTCAGTGAGATGATagatgaagaggatggGATTGTTGACTGTTCCCGATCGGCGCGGAATGGTGTCGACTTGACCGCTATCAAATCTACTTTGTGTTATGTCAGTATGGCTACTCGCCGCTCGCTGTTCGTGCTCCATCGTCATCTCGCATAAATGGTGCAGGTGGACGTAGAGCCGGCCGTGAGCGGTCGACATGTGCGCCTCGTGGCGGTCAGGTGGGAATGCATAAAGCCCACTCTTTGCCAATGGTAGACACAGGCGTGATTGCAACGCAGAACGCGCTCCCAGTCCGTGAAGCGGCGAGGGGGACGTCTGGTTGCTGGGTTTGCGATGGACACCGTACGCGGTGAACGAGGTCAAGCTGGTAGCAAGCGCTGGGCACAAAAGGCCGTCGTGGGTCCACCCGATGTACGACCGACAGCGACGATCTCATGCGCAATCCTCCCACTGCATTCTCGATCATGCACTTAGAACAACCCCGGCACAAAGTCGAGCACCGTCACGCCCTCGACACCCCACCCCGCAATCTtgtcctgctgtcagctaaTTCCACCGCAGACGTACCTTGAACGCAGTGTGCGCTGGATCCTCGAAGATGTAATAGTCCGCGTCCGCCTGGttctgtcgtcagcctcttcttcatcacGACCCACCTCAAactcgacgaggaagacgacTTGCATCCCCCCATCGTGGCCTTCGGGGCTGGACTGCTTCCCGCCCACCGCGGAACGGATGTATGGTTTCCCCTGCATTGTGCACTGATCCTTGAGGGCCAGCATGTCAGCCGTGAGCGCAGGCAGGTTGGCTGCGTCCGCGAGCTTGAATGCGACTGCTATTAGCTGCTTAAGGAGCCAGGGACGAACCGATGTGCAACACACCCATTACGGctggggtggaggaggagaagccgTGAAGTAGGTAGCCGAAgacgatgagggcgagtgcGACGACAGCAACGAACGTAAGCGGCGGCTGGGCCTTGCGATAATCCCACCGGTTCCAGTTGTTCATGGGGACGACCTACACTTGACAACTCAACTCTGGAATGGCTGTCGGAAGTGGAGGCACATTTCGTCCGCCTATTACTATTGCCATTACGAAGCTCATTATTAATCTTCACAATTCCAACCAagcctccacctccacacgtcgacgtcaaccGTCAACCAACTTTGTCCATCCCTCATCACCATTAAGCCATGTTCAAGctcccgcgccgcccgcgcccgcccAAGATCCCACTGGCGCCTCCCGGTTCCTTTGCGCTACACAACTACTTTAGCGCACTGGGAtacctcgccctccttcttgggTCGTGTATCGTTGTCCTCCCCCGCTCGACCGATTACTTTTACCCCGGCGGCCATCACAGCCAGAGCACAAGTTCTGACCGGCCCGAACACCCGTGGCTCACGCCCATCACGGCACACCCAGCCGGTACGGCGGCGTGGTGTGCGGCCGGCGTGGCGATTACCATGATGTGGTGGGGTGCCAAGATGGCACGTTGGTGGGGCACGCCGGAGACCTTTGGCGAGGTGAGTGCGAGTGAAGGGTGTGGGGGAAAGCAAGGTGGTGGGGACGCATTGAGTGAAagggaggatgaggaggaaaAAGGGGAAAagggggagaaggagagaCCCAAGGAAGGAAAAAAGGAAgaaaggaaggaaggaaaAGCAGCTCATAGATTGTCAGACACGCATTTGCGTGGAGTGCaatggcgatggcgatggcgattATCACCTCATCACCTCCGACTCTCATCCTTTCGGATCACATCCTAGACTCCTTACTACTTCCTCTCTGCCTCATTGCCCCTGTATCCCCCATCACACATCCTCCATCACACTGGATCATCcagctaaccccagcgctcccgcgacgccatcctcgcgACCGCTGGCACagccatcctcctcctgaACGCCATCACGCTCCTCGGTGTACCTGTCAGCCACATCCTCGAGTCGGCCTTGCTGTCTCTCACGCTCGCTCTCCTGACCGCCTGGCCGATCGTGTacgtcctcggcatcccCAGCCTGTacgacgacggcatcgTCGCCCGCTGGCGCTTGACGCGCCTCGTTTGTGCGACTGACGCGCATGACTCCAAAGAGCGCGCTCTCGCGTTCCCCCTCGCAGGTACGCTGATCGGCGCGTGGGTCGGCGCAAtcccgctcgcgctcgactgGGATCGCCCATGGCAGGTTAGTGGGAGGACTCGCACGGTCCTCTATCCCCCGCATGTTTCGAACTAGTTAACGCTTAGAGCTGGCCCCTCACTCCCCTCGTTGGCTCGCTCGTCGGCTTTGTTGCGGGTGGATACTGGGCGTTTATAAAGTCTGCACTCACGGCACTCCACAAGGACATTGCCGACGAGCAGGCCGCAgaggctgccgccgccgacgtaGCCAAGGCGCCCGCGCGCAAGCGTAAAAACAAGACCAAGTAGACTGGTTCAGACACAACCACAATCATAGCACGCCCACACACAATGCTCATCGATGCATGGAAAATGCCAAAAAAATGTTCAATGCGGGAATGATGACCTCGATCTACCAGCGAAATCGTTCTTACAAGCGTGTATGTCATGAAGACAAGGGACAGCGAGAGGAGTCAGATTCAGAGCCTAACGACTCTCGGGAATCAGACGCAGCCAGAGACTGCCGAGCATCGAGCGTTCGCGCACAACCTCCCACGGCCCCATGATCACGCGCGCCGGATCGCCGTGCCCGAACCGCGCCTCCATTGCCTGCCGACCCTCAGCAgtgccctcggcctcgagcgagATCATGCCTTGCCACTCAGGCGCGACCCGGTCGCcagccttgacctcgatACCGCCAACGTGCAGGTAACGCTTGGCGCTGATGCGGGCGCCCGACGTCGTCATGTggtcgcggcgctcgtACGCGAGACGCACAGAGTTCATCGCCTGCTGCGCCCACGGCGCAAAGTCGAGGTAGATGATCTGTGGTGTCGGGAGGAACGGATCGTAGTATGTCGGCGAGAGCGAAAACGCGTCCAGGTAGTGCGGGAGGTGCCCGGTGTTGCAGTGCACATACTCGAGCGGCACAAGCTTGTGCTGAACAAAGGGCACAAAGATAAGGACGTGCTCGGTGTTGGACGGCCTGCTGAGAGCCGTATTGACCTGGTTGTTAGCAGAGTTGACGATGGATAGCTGTACTCACAACAAGGTCGCCAAGACGCATCCGCTTACTCGCACCGCActtctcgagctcacgcCACGACGCATCTGCGCCCTCCTTGGACGGCCAACGATGAACCTTGTCCGAGATGGGAACGAAGACGCGCAGAATCGGAGCGCGGCCAGTCATGAAGGGCGGAGGACGCTCAAACGCGAGCTCCACGCGCATCAATTGCGTCGGCGAATCCCAGCGGCGCTGCACTGGTGAGTTGGAGCCATTGCCGTTGGCCCCCACGTCAGAGCGCTTAGACGAACTGCTAGTGAGGGACGagcgagcgccgcgacgagaGCCGCCAATGGGCGGAGGCGCGGGAAGCGTGTCAAGCGAACGGCTACTTGACATGGCGCCGTTGTGGTGAGCCACAGAGCCCGACTGCACGGACATGATCGATCCGGGTCGGCTTCCTGATGGCCCACCGTTGCCGGACGGGCTGAGGGAGGCGTTGTCGCCATAGCGGCGGAATTCGTAGCGCTTGGCCGTCGGATAGCTCACAGGCGGGAACGCAGCCTTGCCCTGCGGGACTGGAGTGGCTGGTTTCTCCCCCGAGGTTGGCGCCATGAACGCCGCGGACTGGACCGAGGCCATGCTGTTCGACCGCTTGCGTCCAAAGTTGAACGACGGCGCAACTGAAGCGATCGAGCCAATCGAGCCTCTGCGATGCACCGGCTTGCCGCCCTTCAGAGGCAGCGCTGGAGCCGAGTCGCGTGGGCCGGCGGAAAGCGGCTCGGGCATAACAACCTCAGTGACGCGCTCACGCCGCGGCATCTTCATTCCGCTACCGGCATCAGAGCCTGTGTAGCTTCCCGTGCGGGAACCAGGACGAGACCCGAGGCGCCGGAGTGCGCCGCCCATGCTGTGGAAGCTGCCGGCAGAGCTCGACTTGTGCAAAGGCGGCAGCtgcaggtcgtcgtcgaacgGTAAGGGTGGCGCGTATGGGAACGCGGCCGCAGGTAGCGTGCGCAGGAAGAGGACAATGAGCGAGTGCGACAGGCTCAGATGCCTCAGGAGGTTGTGGTACTGCCCCGGGTAGGTGCTGTAGACCGCAGGGTCGTGCAGCAGAGACTCCACTGTTGCGTCAGCAAATGCAGCCATTGGTGTACTCACGGAAACCCTCCCAGACAGTCAGACCAGGCCACGACCGGCCGCGCTCCCGCTCGATAGTGATGCCCCACTCGCGCATGACCCAGCGCCCAACCATCTCGCCCGAGATGTacttgcgcagctcgtcgtccgatCCGAGCAGGTTGAGGAAACTGTTGATGTTTAAGAACGGGAGTAACGACATTGTGATGCGCGGGTGCACTAGTAAGCTAGTCATCGACCTCTCAACCTTGTGCAAGAGCTTGGGTCGCCCTCTGTCCATGACACTCGACGCTCTAGCGGTGCTGAGGCTGCTTGCCATCGACGGTGCCGGCGAGTCGGACTGCCGAGAGAAGCGCGACATGGCTGCAGAGACAGCGGACGCGGTCGACACGGAGCGCGAGCCAGTTGACGCGGAAGCCGGCGTGTGTGTAGCCAGAGTTGGGCTTGGCGGCATGGACACGGAGGGGCTGGCCAGTGGGGACGATGCAATGCGGCGCCCTTGGACAGAGGTCCGGGTGCGTGGCGGGAGCTGGCTGCCGACAAGTGCAGCCGTTGGCGGAATGCCGTTGCCGACCCCAGCATACGTTCCAGAAGGCTGGGCCTGAGGAGCGCCAGTCTCTGGCTTGGCGTCACGTCGCTCAGGTACAGTACTGGAAGGTGTGAACTCGATCGGCGACATCAGGCTTGAACCcttcggcggcggtgccTGACGCTGCACCTCCTTCGTCACCGACGGATTCGTGGCAGCCGTGGCGGCCGCTAAAACAGGAGCAGTATAaggctgtggctgtggaGGCGGCATAGTGGCTTGggttgacgtcgacggAATGGTGATCTTGGGCCTGGACAAGGCCGTGCTGGCCTGTGGAGCCATATTCGTTGGCGCGACAGCGGAAGGAGGTGGCGCGATGGGATGGCTGGTCGGGACAACTGGTGTCGCCCGGCGCGTGTCGCTACTTGCGATGACGTGTACAGTCGCCCCGGAAGCTGTGGCCGCTGCAGATGGCCAGGTGCCAGGAGGCGACTGACTCGGCTCTGGGGGCAGTGCTCGCCAGCCCGATGGCCAAGCGCCAGGAGGTGACCGGCCCGGCTCTGCGGGCAGTGGGCGCCCGCCCGATggtgacggcgtcggcctctGCGACACCGACGTAGAGCGTGCAGGCGGCGCGATCACAGCACGGCCGTTGGGTACCGAAGGAGCGGAAGCAGGAGTTCTCAGACCCCTGTCCAACATTTGTGTTTGGTGACTGTTCTGGACAGGGGCTGGGGACGACACTGCGTATGGGTTTCGCGACGCGAATTGGCCAGCCGACGGTGGCACCGGCGGTGATTGGGCATTACGGTGGCCACTGTTGCTGTGCGCATCGTGTTGCGGAAGCGACCCGTTGGGAACCCGGGGCTCGGTTGCGTCAACAGACGTCATACGCTGCGGAAGTGGCccacgacgagctggaccGTCGTTGCCACTGGCGTCGAGCAGAGGTGGACGCGAGTACACCTGTTTGGGGAATCCGCCGCTGGGATCCATGGGGTTGAACTGGGCCGTTGGTGGTGACATCGGAGGCGACGCAAGGGCAGGCATAGGTACCGACCGGTGTGCAGCTCCAGGAGGCAAAGGGAGTGCGGACTGGTGACCTGTCGGAGGACCAGGTCGCGACATTGGAGGGGAGAAGTGACCGTTTGGTAACGCCATTCCGTTTGATGGATAAGGCCCGGTAGCGTGCGGACCGTTGGCGACCGGTGTTGGCAGTGGCCGTGGTGAGGGGTAGTTGTTATTGTGAAGCTGTCTGGGAGGGGCCATGGGAGGACTGTTTGGGAGCTGCTTGAGTGGAGCCTTGGGTGGGCTGGTAGGAATACCGTAACCGTTGGCCATGGGCTGTTTGTACTGTGCCTGAGGTGGACTGCTTGGCAGTGCTTTGGACGTCCCATTGGACAAACTTTGGCCCACTCCGTTGAGCATACTGTTCTGCATCGGCAGAGGCACTTCATGAGGTACTCCGTTCGGCATGCCGTTAGCTTGGCGATGCATCATTGCGATAGGCGTGCCGTTGGGGCGAGCATGTGGGGCGTGGGCGGGCGTCCCAACATCTGTAACAAGATTAGCCAGGTCCACAGCCACAGAATGCTCACCTTGGGCTCTACTCTGGACCCGGAAGCCGGAACGAAACCCCTCGGAGCCGTTGAGACTGTTGGTCGGTGCAGCAGCGCCAGGGGGCAACGAGTGGGTGTTGTAAATGTTCGAGACACGTTTATTGGGAGGTGAATCGCCGAGCATGGTACCCGACATCaagccgccagcgccgggAGCGCCTTTGGTGACGGACGCCAGCGGCGCCGTACTGTCACTCAAGAGAGTTGACAGGCGAGGTAACTGGGGAGGCGCCGCCGGCGGGgctgggggagggggagggggagaggagtgaGATGACGAAGATTGTGTGAGGCGGCGGAACAAGCTGGGCTTCTTCTGCacgccttggccttggcgcgaTGGATCGACGGAGGACATGCCTGGCTTGCGTCCGCTCTTGGTGCGCCTAGGCGACGAGTTGACGTCTGGAGGAATGACAGAAGCCGAGTCGACAAACTCCCACTCGCTGTCGATGATATTAAAAatgtcgaggacgctgCTGCGTTTGTCTTCACCGTTGAAGAGAGTCGGAGGCAGAGCACTGTACTGTGAACGTAAGAAAGCAGAGGGTGGTGGGCCGCGCGAGTTGCGTTTCAAATTGCCGTCGTTGGAGTCGGCCGGGGTGGAAACAAGGGAGGGAATGGATTGATAGGATTCGAAGGATGATGTGTCCAACGCGGAAGTGCGAAGCGGAAGAATAGGAGGTCGAGAGAGTACAGAGAttggaggggaggaagggcggGTGATGGAGCGCGGAAGAATGTCCGAGGCCATGGatcaagcagctcgagcgcgaggacgggtTAAATGGGCAAGAGGGGGCAGTGTAGAAAAGTGTCGTCACGTTGTCGTGAGGAAGCGATGGGTGGACACGGCCCGCGGATCACAGATGGGGAACGCCAATGATGCGCGCGTGCGTGCGCGTGCGGGGTTGCGAAAGGGGGGGTCCAGGTGGGGGCGCGGGCGCAACGGCAAGATTGGTGATATCGGAGCGGGGACAGTGAATGTGTGGATCGAGATGCGCAATGACAACAACACAGCAAGAGATCGAGATCGGAGGATCGAGGTGATGATGGGCAGTATTGGAGATTTGATGACGGAGATGGGAAGACGAAGAGTAGTGATGGGACGGTGAGCGCCGAGCTAGGAGGGATGGTGATGAGGGGCAAACTTACGTCTGGAAAGGGAGCAAGGGGTGGGTGGGACAGGGACTGTGCGTTGGGGGGTGGGAGTGAGGGCAAGTGAGGGTgaacgaggacgaggacgaggacgaatGATGAGGAATCTAGACCATACACAGTGTCACAGTGGATGGACCGACAAGGGACAAAGATGGAGGCGTTGGGGTTAGGGAGCGTGGTTGTTCTTAGTGGGCGCGTCTTCCTGGTCCTGTTGATGGTTGTCTAGGTACAGAGAGATTGATGTGAGGATTGGATGGATGACGCGAGAGGGGTAACGGTAATAGCGGGAAGGATAAAGTCCACAGTTGGGTGACCGGGAGACCGGGAAGTGTGTTGAATAGTAATAGTTGCAAGTGTAAAAGATGGCAACTAGTCAAGGTGTTGATACTTGGTTGTGAGGTGGTGTAGGTGGAGCAAATGGTGTAGCTGTAGCCCGCAACTTTACCGCCGTAAAGAGATGAATAGAGAGGGTcggagggcgcggagggtcggaggaagaagagaagagTGAGGAAAGGTGGATGGTTTCAAGGCGCTACAAAATATCAAAGCGGTGTCTGGGGTGCGACTGGGGTAACTCTCGAGTGCCTTTACTGGGCCAAAACGTCAAGAGATTCCGTTTTCGCGTCAATGGCAAGTCGgtgtcgtccgagtcgtaAATTGCCGACTACTAGATGTTGATGGGATGAGGGTGTATGAATATGGGTGTGTGGCGATGCGTGGTGAGATGCAAACCAAGAGATGAAATGCATAGAGTAGGCCACGGTGGAGACTGGGGGCGACTAGTCGAGGCGcgagcggaggagggatgGGCGGGGGCGGCGTTGGGGCCTCGCTTTGCTGCTGCTGAACACGGTCTCGGACCGAGTTTGATCACTTCCCCCTGgcctctcctctcctccacggcctgggcctcggacctcctctccgctTAAGCCCCTTTCTTTACACATGCTCAAAGGATCGCCGTTCCTGGGTGTCTGTTGCTCGGGTTGCTGGCTTTGAGACTCGGAAAACAAATATCCCCCTCCATACTTGGTGTCTCACACCATCACACACAATTGTTGTTCTCGCGATTCATGTCGTCGCCCAAGACGCCGTATCATGAATTGATCATGGAATTCATTGATTGAGAATGATAGCACCGAGGCTATGGAGATGCGAGATGGAGTGTTCAGGGTTGGCCAATTTTGACCAGGTACAGGTACAGGTATACAGGTGCCATTGTGAAGTTTGTGAGTCTCGGTATAATACCTCCGTTCTGCCGGTTGCCAGTTGTCAGGGAAGTAGTCAGGTGTTTACTATACCGCTATATGAGTTGGTTGTAATCTGCAAGGGTTAAACAGCTAAGACTGCCGCGTCGCACTCTCCACTGGTAAATGGGGGGAAAGTTAGGGCACCGCTCTCGTCACCCAAATGCCACCTGTGCCATTCGCCTCACCATGCTCACCAAACACGGTATAGGGCATGATAACCTTTGTACCTTTGGTCACCCATCACCCAGAGCTCCAGAGCTCCAGAGGGCACCAAAAAAAAAGCCACCGTCGCAGGATAAACTTTTAAACTTATAGGTGACAGGAATTCGTGCAACAAACATCTTCAATGCGATTGGTATAATACCCTTGTCTAAGCGTTGTAAACTAGTTTAATGAGTTAGTCTTCAATCAGGGATGTGACCTTGTCTGGAACTTCAAGTCATTAGAGCGTCGCAAGTTTGTTTCTAACATCTACGCCCTCTAGGAGCGCGAATCCCTTTCCGCTCTCAACACTACCACCAAACAACGCGTTCAGCAAGGGAACAGCCGTTTCTCATGCCGCAGATTAGGGAATGGAAACAACTCTGACTCGCCAGACACGAGGCACTACTGAAGAACACACGCCAACAGTCGTTCTACACGCGGAAAGCCGGTTGGATCTCGCGCCGATTCAGAGGGATACAATTGCATTACTTCGCATGACGTTGCGCGATGATACGCGTAAACAAGATGGCGGATGGCGTGGGAAACGCCAGTAGCAGGCTGGCCTCATCGACCGCTCAGCTGCTGAAGCTGCTTAGGTTGCGGCTCTCGCGGAGGGCTGCGGGACGTAGTTTGCGTGCAATCAGAGACGTAGGGCCCAGCTTTGGTCGGGCACGTTCAATGCGACGCTCAAAGCGGGTAACGACCTCACGCACAGCTTCTGGATCGACACCAACCACAGCAGCTGCAGCGGCGACCACGATCGCCAAAGGTTGTGGGAGGGTGGCTGTTGGCCCGTACAATTGCACTGCCTCAccaggaagaagaggaagggCATAGTTTGGCGTGTcaggtggtggtggcttGGCCTGTGCCAAGCAGTCCGTGGCGGTACGCTCGTGGAATTCTTCCCACGAATTCGGGCTGTTTGGTTTGCTCTTTGGTGCCGTGGGAAGAGGGAATCTTGCGCCTCCAGGGCCGTGGTCCCGGTCAGAAAGTAGGACGTGTTCTGCACGGTCGAGGAAGCGGTCGatgccgtcgccgtctaTTTTGTGGAATTGCAGCGGCCCCAAATCTCGAAGCGTACCTTTGAACGCGCCGGTTTGAAGGCGGCGGTCCAGCTCTGCAACCCAGTCTTCCCACTTGGGCATCCCGATCACTGGATCAGAACGGATCAACGGTAacctgtcgtcagctcggACTTGATGCACTGCACCTCGGCTTCCCGTCCAACCCATATGCGAGCTTCATGACCACTACCCAAGCAGCCGCAATGCTCAGCTCCGGCATGACGACGTCCTGCAgccgcgtcgccctcaTAACGGGATATCGAGTCTCTGAATTGTTGCGATTGACTGTGACTGGAACGTATGTCGTCGTTGTGATGGACATGTTGGCATCCACAGTCTGCAATAGCCGCACGACCTGGTCGTACGTGCGCACTCCAGTCAGTCGAAAGGCCAGATAATgactcaccatcaccacctAGCTGTGAGACAACGTACCATGCCACTGGTGGAAGGTTAACCTCGGGCATTGGCACGCCAAAGTACGCTCGGAGGATGCGCGCGAACTCGCGCGTGAGCTTAAAGAGGAAGGCCACGGAAGGGGGCCGCTGAGGCCGCAACGATATGCGGGCGGCGTGATTCATGTGTCGCACCATATCAGCCGGGATGAGCGTGGTGTTGGCAAAGTCGATGTAAGGGATTTGAAGGGTGCAGATGAGCTCTTCGATCCGCTGAAATGTAAACGGCACCCGGAGCATGTATAGTGCGAGTACGACCGTGGATAGGACGTCCGAGATGCGTAATGGCCGTGAGCGCTTCCACggctccttggcctcatTGGTTGCCGGGGTGGGATCCGgatcctcgtcctcctcatcgctgATCATGGGTTCGtggccgtcctcgagggcgcggaggtCTGCGTCCAGCTCATCGTCCGACTCGCTCCCTGTCTCACTCTCATTCTCGCTcccgctctcgctctcatcctcactctcgtcctccgcccCAAAATCCTCGCGGTCAGAAGGCGAAGGCGTCGtcacgtcgtcggccaggCTCCGCCGGCTGCTCTTGTGAAGCCGCTGCGGGGACGGAGAGCGTGAGGTGGGCTCCGGCGTTACTTGCGAGATGAGCAGCTGGTATGTCCAGAGGTCACGCGCGATCGCCTCCAACGCGTCCGGGATCGCCCACAGCTTTTGCAGCGCTGCAACCTGATGCCGCAACAGGAGCTGCAAGCCCTGCACACGCAGCCactcggccttgcggcCGCGGTACACCGTCTTGTCCGCGCGACCAAAGAGCTTTCGcttgtcgccgcgctcgcgacccTTAAGGATGCGACGCTTCTGGAGCGCGTGCCCAGTCGGCTCGGTCATGACTTGGCTCTCGGAGCGTACGCCCTGTGGTCAGACTGACACTCTACAAGTGCGCACCTGGAGCACATGTCCGTCCTCACAAACGACCTGTCCATCCCGATTCTTGTGCCACTTGCGCGACCCGCAGATCGGGCAGGTCTTCT of Cutaneotrichosporon cavernicola HIS019 DNA, chromosome: 4 contains these proteins:
- a CDS encoding uncharacterized protein (Stress responsive A/B Barrel Domain) → MNNWNRWDYRKAQPPLTFVAVVALALIVFGYLLHGFSSSTPAVMVAFKLADAANLPALTADMLALKDQCTMQGKPYIRSAVGGKQSSPEGHDGGMQVVFLVEFENQADADYYIFEDPAHTAFKDKIAGWGVEGVTVLDFVPGLF
- the GPI11 gene encoding uncharacterized protein (GPI biosynthesis protein family Pig-F), which translates into the protein MFKLPRRPRPPKIPLAPPGSFALHNYFSALGYLALLLGSCIVVLPRSTDYFYPGGHHSQSTSSDRPEHPWLTPITAHPAGTAAWCAAGVAITMMWWGAKMARWWGTPETFGERSRDAILATAGTAILLLNAITLLGVPVSHILESALLSLTLALLTAWPIVYVLGIPSLYDDGIVARWRLTRLVCATDAHDSKERALAFPLAGTLIGAWVGAIPLALDWDRPWQSWPLTPLVGSLVGFVAGGYWAFIKSALTALHKDIADEQAAEAAAADVAKAPARKRKNKTK